The Aestuariibaculum lutulentum genome segment TGTAAAGGAGCGTGTTGTGTTGATGGTGATGCAGGAGCACCACTGGATAAAGAAGAAGCTCAGATTTTAAAAGATATTTACCCAAAGGTGAAACCTTACTTACGTCAGGAGGGTATTGATGCTATTGAAGCGCAAGGTGCTTTTGTGACGTCGGAAGATGATGGTGAATTAGAAACGCCTCTTATTAATGGTGCCGACTGTGCTTATGTTATTTATGATGAGAAGGACGTAGCACTTTGCGGTATTGAAGCGGCTTATCGAAATGGTGACGTGTCATGGAAAAAACCGGTGTCTTGTGAACTGTATCCAATTCGTGTTCAGGATTACAGTGAATTTTCGGCTGTGAATTATCATAAATGGCAAATTTGTGACGATGCTTGCTCTCTAGGAAAGGAATTACAGGTGCCTGTTTACAAATTTGTTAAAAATGCTTTGATAAGAAAATTTGGTGAAGACTGGTATGCTGAGTTGGAGAAAATCGCCGAGGCTAAATAATTGCTTAAAACACCTGTAAAATAAAGGGTTTTCCGGTCGGAAAACTTTTAATTTCTGTAAACTTTTTGAAAAAACCAAAAATGTAAAATACTGATAATCAGTATTTTAGTGTTTTTTATTTGTAAACTTCTTATACTCAGTAATTTTCATTATTGTTAAAAACTTTTGCACAATGTTTATAACTAAAGCTTTCATTTTTAACATCATTTTCCAATATTTGTTACTCCCAAATCGATTAAAAATTTTCGTTAAACTTTAAAATTAAAACTCTCAAAAACAATGTCTCAGGCTATCGAACCCATTCTCCAAGAAAATAAAGATCGTTTTGTAATATTCCCAATTCAGCATCATGACATCTGGGAATGGTATAAAAAATCAGAAGCAAGTTTCTGGACCGCAGAGGAAATCGATTTACATCAGGATTTAACCGATTGGAAAGATAAGTTAACTGATGATGAGCGTTATTTTATTAAACACATTCTTGCTTTCTTCGCAGCAAGCGATGGTATTGTAAATGAGAATTTAGCTGAAAACTTCGTTAATGAAGTTCAGTACAGTGAAGCCAAATTTTTCTACGGATTTCAAATCATGATGGAAAATATTCACAGTGAAACCTACTCCCTATTAATTGATACTTACGTAAAAGACGAAAAAGAAAAGGACATTTTATTCAATGCTATTGAAAATTTCCCGGCGATTAAGAAAAAAGCAGACTGGGCTTTAAAATGGATTGAATCACCAAGTTTTGCAGAGCGTTTAATTGCATTCGCAGCAGTAGAAGGTATTTTCTTCTCCGGAGCGTTCTGTTCTATTTTCTGGTTAAAGAAACGTGGTTTAATGCCAGGTTTAACCTTCTCTAACGAGTTAATCTCGAGAGACGAAGGTGTACACTGCGACTTTGCGGTGCACTTACACAACAACCATTTAGTAAACCAGGTGCCTAAAGAGCGTATTAAAGATATTATTGTTAACGCTTTAGATATCGAGCGCGAATTTATTACCGAGTCTTTACCGGTTAGTTTAATTGGTATGAACTCTAAATTAATGACACAGTACTTAGAATTTGTTACCGACAGGTTGTTGGTTGAATTAAACTGCGAGAAAGTTTACAATGTAGGTAACCCATTTGATTTTATGGATATGATTTCGTTACAAGGAAAAACAAATTTCTTCGAAAAACGTGTGTCTGAATATCAAAAGGCAGGAGTTCTTAACAAAGAAGAAGACAAAGATAAGTTCTCTTTCGACGAAGATTTTTAATTAAAAATCCGGTTGAAGAATCATCTTATTAATCTATAAAAGTATCATCTCATTCCCTTCTGGGGAATGGGGTTCAAACAAGTTTTATATCCAACTAAATCATCTAAGTATTGATCTTTTTATTGATCGGTATTTGGAAATATCTAATTAACCCTTTTTCTGAAGCTGTAATCAGGAAAACCAAAACACGTGTAATACTATGTATGTAATCAAAAGAGACGGCAGAAAAGAACAGGTTATGTTCGACAAAATCACCGCAAGGGTGCGAAAATTATGTTACGGATTAAACGAGTTAGTAGACCCGTTAAAAGTAACAATGCGAGTAATTGAAGGACTTTACGATGGTGTAACCACGAGCGAACTTGATAATTTAGCTGCTGAGATTGCTGCAACCATGACTACGGCGCATCCAGATTATGCACGTTTAGCAGCACGTATCTCTGTGTCTAACTTACATAAAAACACGAAGAAGAGTTTTAGTGATGTTATGCACGATCTTTATACTTACATCAATCCGCGTACAGGACAAGAAGCTCCGCTTTTAGCAGATGATGTATACAAAGTGATTATGGATAACAAAGAGGTGTTAGATTCTACCATTATCTACAACCGCGATTTTGGTTACGATTACTTCGGATTTAAAACATTAGAGCGTTCTTACCTGTTAAAATTAAACGGAAAGATTGCCGAGCGTCCGCAGCACATGTTAATGCGTGTAGCAGTTGGTATTCACTTAGACGATATCGAATCGGTAGTAGAAACTTACGAGTTGATGTCTAAAAAATACTTTACTCATGCGACGCCAACTTTATTTAATTCAGGAACGCCAAAACCACAAATGTCGTCTTGTTTTCTTTTAACAATGAAAGATGACAGTATTGATGGTATTTACGATACATTAAAACAAACGGCCAAAATTTCTCAATCTGCCGGAGGAATTGGTTTAGCTATTCACAATATCCGAGCAACAGGAAGTTATATTGCCGGAACCAACGGTACATCAAATGGTATTGTTCCAATGCTAAAAGTATTTAACGATACAGCACGTTATGTAGATCAAGGAGGAGGAAAGCGTAAAGGAAGTTTCGCGATGTACATCGAAACCTGGCATGCCGATATTATGGATTTCTTAGACCTGAAGAAAAACCACGGTAAGGAGGAAATGCGTGCGCGTGATTTATTCTACGCGATGTGGATTTCAGATTTATTCATGAAACGTGTTCAGGAAGACGGATCTTGGACCTTAATGTGTCCTAACGAATGTCCTGGATTAGACGAAGTGCACAGTGAAGCATTTGAAGAATTATATTTAAAATACGAAAGCGAAGGTAAAGGTCGTAAAACCATTAAGGCACGTGAACTTTGGGAGAAAATATTAGAATCTCAAATCGAAACGGGTACACCGTACATGCTGTATAAAGATGCAGCGAACCGTAAATCGAACCAACAGAATTTAGGTACCATTCGTTCGTCTAATTTATGTACAGAGATTCTTGAATACACATCTCCAGATGAAGTTGCCGTATGTAACTTAGCATCGATTGCGTTACCAATGTTTATTAAAAACGGAGAGTTCGATCACAAGGAATTATTCCGTATTACAAAACGTGTAACAAAAAACTTAAACCGAGTAATCGACAGAAATTACTATCCGGTAATTGAAGCTGAAAACTCAAACATGCGTCACCGTCCAATTGGATTAGGTGTACAAGGATTGGCAGATACGTTTATTAAATTACGTATGCCTTTCACCAGTGATGAAGCAAAACAATTAAACCAGGATATTTTTGAAACCCTTTACTATGCTGCTGTAACAGCAAGTATGGAAGAAGCTAAGGTAGACGGACCTTACCAGACTTACGAAGGTTCTCCTATTAGTAAAGGTCAGTTCCAACACAATCTTTGGAATATTAAAGATGAAGAATTAAGCGGTAACTGGGATTGGGATAAATTGCGTCAGCAGGTATTAAAACACGGAGTTCGTAACTCGCTTTTAGTAGCACCAATGCCAACAGCTTCAACATCTCAGATTTTAGGAAATAACGAGTGTTTCGAGCCTTACACATCTAACATTTATACACGTCGTGTATTATCGGGTGAATTTATCGTTGTAAATAAACATTTGTTAGAAGACTTGGTAGAACTTGGTCTTTGGAATGAAAGTTTAAAACAAGATATAATGCGTGCTAATGGTTCAGTACAAAATGTTGATGTTCCTCAGCACATTAAAGAGCTTTATAAAACGGTTTGGGAGTTAAGTATGAAAGATATTATCGATATGTCTCGTCAACGTGGATACTTTATCGATCAGTCGCAATCGCTTAACTTGTTTATGGAAGGAGCAACCATGGCTAAATTAACATCGATGCACTTCTATGCCTGGAAAAGCGGCTTAAAAACAGGTATGTATTACTTACGTACTAAGAGTGCTGTAGATGCCATTAAATTTACGCTTCAGACCACTAAAAAAGAAGAACCTGTTGCTCAGGCTGTAGAAGTTAAAGAGGTTAATGTTCAGGAGCAGGATCAAAAGCAAAATGTAGCAGCAAAAAATGCAGCTAAATTTTCAAAACAAACACAGGCAGAGGTTGATGTTCAACCAATGACTCCAGAAGAAATGAAAGCCCTAATTGCACAAGCTAAAGCCGGTCAAGGTGACGACGATTGTGTGATGTGTGGTTCATAATAATATGCATTCTATATGAGCTTTTAATTGGCTGAGAATGATTTTTTAATTAAGTGTTATATTACAAAAAAAGCACCTCTTTGGAGGTGCTTTTTTAGTTTGATTAAGGTCTGGTTTTATTGGTACTGACACAAATATGAGGTTTGTGTGCCAACCTTTACTAAAAAGCTTTTATTTGCGTCAATTTCGTAGGCTTCACCTGCTTTATATGTTGCCCATTCATTTGAATTAGGAAGTTTTACGGTCATCTCACCTTCAATGACGGTCATAGTTTCATGTAGTGAGGTTGAGAATTCGTATTCTCCCGGTTCCATAACGCCTAAAGTTGATTTTCCTTCAGCTGTGGTATAGCCTAAGGATTTTACATTATTGTTAAAATAACTGTTTTCTGATATCATAATTGGTTTGTTTTCTGCAAATGTATACAAAATAGGTAGGAATTAAATAGTATTCGTATATAGGATGTTATAAAAATTAAAAAGCACCCAGAACAGGTGCTTTTATCTAACTCAACGATTCAAATGTTATTGAAAAGGATTTCCCTTTACTTTGTGAGAGCCAAATTAGGTGCATTATGTTAAGTAAATAGGGGTTTAGTATTAAGATAGTTTTATCTTATTTATAAAAGACATAAAACAAAAAAGCCTGTGAAAATTTCACAGGCTTTTTTATATGAAGTAATATGTTACTTATGCTTTTGTTTCTTCAGCTTTAATAGTCGCAGGAACTACAGATGCGTCGTGTGCCTGGTCGTATTCTTCTAAAAGATTCATAGTTGCATTTAATAAATCTTTAGTTTCTAAAAGTAAGCTAAAGTATAAGGTTGTGTTTTTCGGACTCGATTCTTCAGTACGAGTACGTTCAACCTGTTTTTGAATTTTAGTTGTAACTAAAGAAGTGATTTCAGATTTTCTTCCTAAAATTACAGAAAGTTGATCGAAAGATTCTGTGTTAAATGCATTGTGAACATTAGTGAATAATCTTTCGAAACGCTCATCTACTTCTTTAAGTTCTTTAATCTGATTAAACTTCAACTTTTTATGGTTGTTGTTTATGTGTTTATGACTCACTTTAGTAATGTACTCTAAAGACTGAACCATATCTTGTAAATAACCTAAAATGTGAATGTAGAAGTTACTCGCGCCAACACTAGATTCATCTAAGTTTTTAATAAAATAGAAGATATTGTCTCTCAATTCATCAACTTCATTCGATAGTTTGATAATCTGAGT includes the following:
- a CDS encoding DUF3109 family protein gives rise to the protein MFQLGKTIVSEDIIEKEFVCNLSACKGACCVDGDAGAPLDKEEAQILKDIYPKVKPYLRQEGIDAIEAQGAFVTSEDDGELETPLINGADCAYVIYDEKDVALCGIEAAYRNGDVSWKKPVSCELYPIRVQDYSEFSAVNYHKWQICDDACSLGKELQVPVYKFVKNALIRKFGEDWYAELEKIAEAK
- a CDS encoding ribonucleotide-diphosphate reductase subunit beta, with product MSQAIEPILQENKDRFVIFPIQHHDIWEWYKKSEASFWTAEEIDLHQDLTDWKDKLTDDERYFIKHILAFFAASDGIVNENLAENFVNEVQYSEAKFFYGFQIMMENIHSETYSLLIDTYVKDEKEKDILFNAIENFPAIKKKADWALKWIESPSFAERLIAFAAVEGIFFSGAFCSIFWLKKRGLMPGLTFSNELISRDEGVHCDFAVHLHNNHLVNQVPKERIKDIIVNALDIEREFITESLPVSLIGMNSKLMTQYLEFVTDRLLVELNCEKVYNVGNPFDFMDMISLQGKTNFFEKRVSEYQKAGVLNKEEDKDKFSFDEDF
- a CDS encoding ribonucleoside-diphosphate reductase subunit alpha, with the translated sequence MYVIKRDGRKEQVMFDKITARVRKLCYGLNELVDPLKVTMRVIEGLYDGVTTSELDNLAAEIAATMTTAHPDYARLAARISVSNLHKNTKKSFSDVMHDLYTYINPRTGQEAPLLADDVYKVIMDNKEVLDSTIIYNRDFGYDYFGFKTLERSYLLKLNGKIAERPQHMLMRVAVGIHLDDIESVVETYELMSKKYFTHATPTLFNSGTPKPQMSSCFLLTMKDDSIDGIYDTLKQTAKISQSAGGIGLAIHNIRATGSYIAGTNGTSNGIVPMLKVFNDTARYVDQGGGKRKGSFAMYIETWHADIMDFLDLKKNHGKEEMRARDLFYAMWISDLFMKRVQEDGSWTLMCPNECPGLDEVHSEAFEELYLKYESEGKGRKTIKARELWEKILESQIETGTPYMLYKDAANRKSNQQNLGTIRSSNLCTEILEYTSPDEVAVCNLASIALPMFIKNGEFDHKELFRITKRVTKNLNRVIDRNYYPVIEAENSNMRHRPIGLGVQGLADTFIKLRMPFTSDEAKQLNQDIFETLYYAAVTASMEEAKVDGPYQTYEGSPISKGQFQHNLWNIKDEELSGNWDWDKLRQQVLKHGVRNSLLVAPMPTASTSQILGNNECFEPYTSNIYTRRVLSGEFIVVNKHLLEDLVELGLWNESLKQDIMRANGSVQNVDVPQHIKELYKTVWELSMKDIIDMSRQRGYFIDQSQSLNLFMEGATMAKLTSMHFYAWKSGLKTGMYYLRTKSAVDAIKFTLQTTKKEEPVAQAVEVKEVNVQEQDQKQNVAAKNAAKFSKQTQAEVDVQPMTPEEMKALIAQAKAGQGDDDCVMCGS
- the ppnP gene encoding pyrimidine/purine nucleoside phosphorylase, producing the protein MISENSYFNNNVKSLGYTTAEGKSTLGVMEPGEYEFSTSLHETMTVIEGEMTVKLPNSNEWATYKAGEAYEIDANKSFLVKVGTQTSYLCQYQ